From a region of the Hypanus sabinus isolate sHypSab1 chromosome 2, sHypSab1.hap1, whole genome shotgun sequence genome:
- the LOC132403038 gene encoding extracellular calcium-sensing receptor-like: MKAKLQAGQAEGPGKARGQARQREARQGSRRETHGITCKRQAKVNLPDLSKNGDIILGGIFTMHLDLIQDLNSFTFSPKSTKCKSFGFASFRLAQTMIFAIEEINQNENLLPGITLGYQIHDDCASSTIASKAALALINGEQESIEYPERTGSSNVAAIIGCGPSTNSIVTARTIGSFGIPMVSYYSTCSCLSNKKEYPTFFRTIPSDQYQSKILAELVRTFGWTWIGTIRSNTDYGNFGMQGFVEHAEKFGICIAYSESFYRTDPAQKISKVVQVIKQASTKVVVAFVDDGDMRILLKEMMHQNVTGIQWIGSEAWVTRNFLPAEERAIYLTGTIGPATPRIEIDDLRDYLQNVHPSNFPDNIMVTEFWETLFTCSFTRDNGTSAESSPGQIRQCTGKEHVEEVENDYFPVIMDGSSYHVYSAVYSIAHALHNLFTCVEGNGPFMNNTCAQIANIDSWQLMHYLRTVNFTAKTGETVYFDKNGDPVPRYEFVNLQANFKGSVDIVSVGYYDGSATPGRELMMNFGDIVWSTTGNKIPRAICSEPCLPGTRKVSRKGQPVCCFDCAECADGEISNVTDSIDCIKCPSKYWSNRAKTKCVLKKVEFLSFRELLGFVLVTLVLMGVGFTLAIAAIFYQYRETPVVKANNSELSFLLLFALLLCFIVSLAFIGEPSGWSCMLRRTAFGVVSVLCISCILGKTILVVVAFTATFPNSSVMKWVGPTQQRLGVLGLTFLQGLVCVVWVSVSPPYPLENMSHYRDIIILECNVGSLTAFYLVSAYIALLSIVCLLLAFLARNLPDNFNDTKYITFSMLIFCAVWITFIPAYVSSPGKYTAAVEVFAIWASSFGLLLCIFAPKCYIILLKPEKNTKKNMMDKVTSL; encoded by the exons TTTTGGGTTTGCAAGCTTCCGACTGGCTCAAACGATGATTTTTGCCATTGAAGAAATAAACCAGAATGAGAATCTACTGCCGGGCATCACACTCGGTTATCAGATTCACGATGATTGCGCGTCCTCCACGATTGCCTCAAAAGCAGCACTCGCTTTGATCAACGGAGAACAAGAATCAATTGAATACCCCGAACGTACAGGTTCCTCTAACGTGGCTGCCATTATTGGCTGTGGTCCATCTACGAATTCTATTGTAACTGCAAGGACAATTGGGTCCTTCGGGATCCCGATG GTTAGTTACTACTCCACCTGCTCCTGTCTCAGCAATAAGAAAGAATACCCAACGTTTTTCAGAACTATTCCCAGCGACCAGTATCAGTCCAAAATTCTCGCTGAACTAGTAAGAACCTTCGGCTGGACTTGGATTGGAACAATTAGAAGTAACACCGACTATGGTAATTTCGGAATGCAAGGATTTGTGGAACATGCAGAGAAGTTTGGGATCTGCATTGCGTACTCTGAGTCATTTTACAGAACCGATCCGGCACAGAAAATCAGTAAAGTAGTCCAGGTAATTAAACAGGCATCTACTAAAGTGGTAGTCGCCTTTGTTGACGATGGTGACATGCGAATTTTATTGAAAGAGATGATGCATCAAAATGTAACCGGTATACAATGGATTGGAAGTGAGGCGTGGGTGACAAGAAATTTTCTTCCGGCAGAAGAAAGAGCAATTTATCTCACTGGGACAATTGGTCCGGCCACCCCAAGGATAGAGATAGATGATCTCAGAGATTATCTTCAGAATGTCCATCCTTCCAACTTTCCTGACAATATTATGGTGACGGAGTTCTGGGAAACTCTGTTCACATGCTCTTTTACCAGAGACAATGGGACAAGCGCGGAAAGCTCTCCAGGTCAAATTCGGCAATGCACCGGGAAGGAACACGTGGAAGAGGTAGAAAATGACTACTTTCCGGTGATAATGGATGGGAGTTCATACCATGTATATTCAGCTGTCTACTCCATCGCTCATGCCCTCCACAATCTGTTTACCTGTGTAGAAGGCAACGGACCCTTTATGAATAATACATGCGCGCAAATTGCAAATATCGATTCATGGCAG TTGATGCACTACCTCCGTACCGTGAACTTCACAGCTAAGACGGGCGAAACCGTATACTTTGATAAAAATGGAGACCCAGTTCCAAGATACGAATTTGTGAACTTACAAGCGAATTTCAAGGGCAGCGTTGACATTGTGAGCGTCGGATATTACGATGGCTCGGCTACGCCAGGGCGCGAACTAATGATGAACTTTGGAGATATCGTGTGGAGTACGACCGGGAATAAG ATCCCACGGGCAATTTGCTCAGAGCCCTGTCTTCCTGGAACACGAAAAGTCAGCCGGAAAGGGCAGCCAGTATGTTGTTTTGACTGTGCTGAGTGCGCCGATGGTGAGATCAGTAATGTCACCG ATTCCATTGATTGTATCAAGTGCCCCTCGAAGTACTGGTCCAATCGGGCAAAAACAAAATGTGTTCTCAAGAAGGTTGAGTTTCTTTCCTTTAGAGAACTTCTGGGATTTGTACTAGTCACACTTGTTCTAATGGGTGTGGGATTTACATTGGCCATCGCTGCTATTTTCTACCAGTATCGGGAAACCCCAGTAGTCAAAGCGAACAACTCTGAACTCAGTTTTTTGCTCCTTTTTGCTCTCCTCCTTTGCTTTATTGTATCGCTTGCCTTCATTGGAGAACCTTCCGGTTGGTCATGCATGCTGCGCCGCACAGCTTTCGGAGTTGTGTCCGTGCTTTGCATTTCCTGCATTTTGGGCAAAACCATACTTGTCGTGGTTGCATTTACAGCAACATTTCCCAATAGCAGTGTGATGAAGTGGGTCGGACCAACGCAGCAACGTCTAGGTGTCTTAGGTCTTACCTTTTTGCAAGGTTTAGTGTGCGTTGTCTGGGTAAGTGTGTCACCTCCCTACCCACTGGAAAACATGAGTCATTATAGAGACATCATTATTCTGGAATGTAACGTGGGCTCATTGACCGCATTTTACTTAGTGTCAGCCTATATTGCGTTGTTGTCCATCGTGTGCTTATTGCTTGCATTCCTTGCCCGGAATCTACCGGACAATTTTAACGATACCAAGTACATCACCTTTAGCATGCTGATCTTTTGCGCTGTTTGGATAACTTTTATTCCAGCTTACGTGAGCTCTCCAGGAAAGTACACCGCTGCCGTAGAGGTGTTCGCTATCTGGGCATCGAGCTTCGGTCTGCTCCTGTGCATTTTTGCACCGAAATGTTACATTATCTTACTGAAACCGGAAAAGAATACAAAGAAAAATATGATGGATAAAGTGACTTCATTGTAA